The Planktothrix tepida PCC 9214 genome window below encodes:
- a CDS encoding type I polyketide synthase, producing the protein MEAIAIIGMGCRFPKAQDIESFWRLLKEGLDAITEIPIQRWDINDLYTPKAGTPGKTVSRWGGFLDNIDHFDPDFFEIPVGDAQRIDPHHRLVLEVAWESLENAGIVPHTLAGSKTGVFIGMSQSDHNRLLYKDISAIDAEDGPHTFLCFVANRLSYLLNLQGPSLAIDTACSSSLVAVHLACESLRTGESNLAITGGVSLRLSPEESIALSLKGMLSPDGRCKTFDAEANGFVRGEGCGIVVLKRLDDALKDRDNILAVIRGSAVNHNGLSHGITSPNGLAQQRLLQQALENAEVSPNQIGYVETHGTASALGDAIEYKALKTILMPNREPDQPCWLGSVKSSIGHLEAAAGIASLIKATLSLQHRQIFPNLHIKQVNPYISLAGTTFSIPTALEPWTSSTESRFAGVSSFGFGGTNCHVILEEAPLLPRKSITPMERPLHLLTLSAKSEKALLDLANLYRENLQNSDANFSLADFCFSANTGRTHFDHRLAVVAESQAVLVEKLATIAHQTDILGRDKKRSLKGQQPKIVFLFPGQGTQYLNSCRQLYETQPTFRAILDRCQEILRPYLDQPLLKILYPEYQNTATHLLTETAYTQPALFALEYALAELWKSWGIIPDAVMGYSLGEYVAACVAGVFSLEDALSLVAQRGHLMQSLSPQGVMVEVLADVTQVETAIAPYRYKVAIAAVNSPKNIIISGEIEAVEAVVATLQNDNIKTRKLNYNLAFHSPLMEPVATAFKPIASTITYSSPKIRIISPITAQPIQAEIATPEYWCNQIHQPVRFADSIKTLDHQGYKVFVEVGPQSLLLAMGRECLDPGVGVWLTGASSDGSDWLQLLQNLATLYLQGVPVDWHGFDRDYPRNWQLLPTYPFQKQRYWFDQDANSFYQTTPLSNPVSNPEIACQNSLKTPSNPDLKTTLNSDSTDDLASLVLTPTAESIQNWIVNWLHQNLPGEIQLTDNSKSGKSFLDYGLKSIGAVKLAKDLEQLLGRSLEATIVWNFPTIESLALHLAGDPENPVSTVEEEHKKLISPFPVGKKAMQFSLLYFASNEAEFKDDKYRLLIESSQFADKHGFSAVWIPERHFHAFGGLYPNPAVLGSALAMVTDRIRIRAGSVVLPLHNPIRVAEEWAVVDNLSQGRVDVAFARGWNPNDFVLAPNQFANSAEVMFSGIKTVQKLWQGESILLQNGIGKETETRIYPLPKQQEIAIWITCTGGKERFVEAGAMGANVLTALLFQPIEELAEKIACYRESLAKNGYDAEAGQVTLMLHTFIGEDMNLVRHKVRKPFTAYLESSVNLWRHGITNLEGLESKERVHLLAYAFERYFQTSALIGTPESCGLMVQQLQAIGVDEIACLIDFGIDSDSIMASLYSLKKLKEKSELMRVSSDCHLNQSLTEKEKPLINLEPSQTSPKWIIDRQGKPNAKLRLFGFPHGGGDISVFKNWSNRLPPDVEVYAIGLAPQTYTGSQPTFEYLTPLVADLAEFLLPYLDLEFAFYGHSLGALINFELCRYLRRHHHKQPIHFFVGAQHAPQLLYPYPSLENLSHSDLLKFVKDLTNIELSNSVGEDDPFLQVLLNSLKVASVLQKDHYSYTEEKPLDCPITSFVGCGDKFLNQDHLSAWRVHTNKSFKLHQVDGKHLFLDSHQEQILQLISQELLAYQPFPNS; encoded by the coding sequence ATGGAAGCTATCGCAATAATTGGAATGGGTTGTCGTTTCCCCAAAGCTCAAGATATAGAATCCTTCTGGAGACTACTGAAGGAAGGCCTAGATGCCATCACTGAGATCCCGATACAGCGATGGGATATTAATGATCTATATACTCCCAAAGCAGGTACACCGGGAAAAACCGTGTCCCGTTGGGGCGGCTTCTTAGATAATATCGATCATTTTGATCCTGACTTTTTCGAGATTCCCGTCGGTGATGCCCAGCGCATAGACCCCCATCATAGACTGGTATTAGAGGTGGCTTGGGAATCTTTAGAAAATGCTGGTATCGTCCCCCATACATTAGCAGGTAGTAAAACAGGGGTATTCATTGGCATGAGCCAAAGCGATCATAATAGACTGCTTTATAAAGATATATCTGCCATAGATGCTGAAGATGGGCCCCACACATTTCTTTGTTTTGTAGCTAATCGCTTATCTTACTTGTTAAATTTGCAAGGGCCTAGTTTAGCGATTGATACCGCTTGTTCTTCCTCTCTTGTTGCTGTACATTTAGCTTGTGAGAGTTTACGCACTGGTGAGTCTAATTTGGCTATTACTGGAGGAGTATCTTTACGTTTATCTCCAGAAGAATCAATTGCTCTTTCTCTCAAAGGGATGCTATCTCCTGATGGTCGCTGTAAAACTTTTGATGCTGAAGCGAATGGTTTTGTTAGGGGTGAAGGGTGCGGAATTGTTGTTCTCAAACGCCTTGATGATGCCCTTAAAGATAGAGATAATATTCTAGCTGTTATTAGAGGGTCGGCTGTTAACCATAATGGTCTGAGTCATGGGATTACATCTCCTAATGGACTGGCTCAACAAAGACTGCTTCAACAAGCGCTGGAAAATGCTGAAGTCTCACCCAATCAAATTGGTTATGTGGAAACCCACGGGACTGCTTCGGCTTTAGGAGATGCTATTGAATATAAAGCCTTAAAAACAATATTAATGCCAAATCGAGAACCAGATCAACCTTGTTGGCTGGGCTCAGTTAAAAGTAGTATTGGTCATTTAGAAGCGGCGGCTGGAATAGCAAGTTTAATTAAGGCAACCCTATCCCTGCAACATCGACAGATTTTTCCTAATCTACATATTAAACAAGTCAATCCTTATATTTCTTTAGCCGGGACAACTTTCTCGATCCCAACCGCTTTAGAGCCTTGGACTTCAAGCACAGAGTCAAGATTTGCTGGAGTAAGTTCTTTTGGTTTTGGGGGTACTAACTGTCATGTCATTTTAGAAGAAGCTCCGTTATTACCTCGGAAAAGTATCACCCCGATGGAACGTCCCCTACATCTTCTGACCCTATCAGCCAAGAGCGAAAAGGCACTATTAGACCTGGCAAATCTTTATAGAGAAAACTTGCAGAACAGTGATGCTAATTTTTCCCTAGCAGACTTCTGTTTCAGTGCTAATACCGGAAGAACTCATTTTGACCATCGTTTAGCTGTTGTGGCAGAATCACAGGCAGTATTGGTAGAAAAGTTAGCGACTATTGCTCATCAAACTGATATTTTGGGAAGGGATAAAAAGCGATCGCTCAAGGGTCAGCAACCCAAAATAGTATTTTTATTCCCTGGACAGGGGACTCAATATCTTAATTCCTGTCGTCAACTCTACGAAACTCAACCGACTTTTCGGGCTATTTTAGATCGCTGCCAAGAAATTCTCCGCCCTTATTTAGATCAGCCACTACTAAAAATTTTATATCCAGAATATCAGAACACAGCCACTCATTTATTAACTGAAACAGCCTATACCCAACCTGCTTTATTCGCCCTGGAATATGCCTTAGCTGAGTTATGGAAATCTTGGGGGATCATCCCGGATGCTGTTATGGGTTATAGCCTGGGTGAATATGTAGCAGCTTGTGTGGCTGGGGTGTTTAGTTTAGAAGATGCCCTCAGTCTAGTCGCCCAACGGGGACATTTAATGCAATCTTTATCGCCGCAGGGAGTAATGGTGGAGGTTTTGGCGGATGTGACCCAGGTGGAAACTGCTATTGCACCTTATCGATATAAGGTGGCGATCGCAGCCGTCAACAGTCCTAAAAATATCATTATTTCGGGTGAAATTGAGGCAGTTGAAGCCGTCGTCGCAACTTTGCAAAATGATAATATTAAAACCCGAAAGTTAAACTACAATCTAGCTTTCCATTCTCCTTTAATGGAACCCGTTGCCACCGCCTTTAAACCCATTGCTTCAACCATAACTTATTCATCCCCAAAAATTAGGATCATTTCTCCGATTACGGCACAGCCCATTCAAGCAGAAATCGCAACTCCTGAATATTGGTGCAATCAGATTCACCAGCCAGTCCGATTTGCTGATAGCATCAAGACTCTTGATCATCAAGGTTATAAAGTCTTTGTGGAGGTAGGCCCCCAATCTCTACTTTTGGCAATGGGTAGAGAGTGTTTAGATCCGGGTGTGGGGGTTTGGTTAACGGGGGCTAGTTCCGATGGGTCAGACTGGCTACAACTCCTGCAAAATTTAGCAACTTTATATTTACAAGGAGTTCCTGTAGATTGGCATGGTTTTGATCGGGATTATCCTCGAAATTGGCAATTACTACCAACTTATCCCTTCCAAAAACAACGATACTGGTTTGATCAAGATGCCAATAGTTTTTACCAAACTACCCCATTATCAAACCCAGTATCAAACCCAGAAATAGCTTGTCAAAATAGTCTGAAAACCCCATCAAACCCCGATTTAAAAACAACTCTAAATTCTGATTCTACTGACGATTTAGCTTCATTGGTTTTGACTCCTACAGCCGAATCAATTCAAAATTGGATAGTCAATTGGCTGCATCAAAATTTACCCGGAGAAATTCAATTAACAGACAATAGCAAATCAGGAAAATCTTTTCTGGATTATGGACTCAAATCCATAGGAGCAGTAAAATTAGCTAAAGATTTAGAACAATTGCTCGGACGTTCCTTAGAAGCCACAATTGTTTGGAATTTTCCGACTATTGAATCTTTAGCGCTGCACTTAGCTGGTGATCCAGAAAACCCAGTTTCAACGGTTGAAGAGGAGCACAAAAAGTTAATCAGTCCATTCCCCGTTGGCAAAAAAGCGATGCAATTTAGCTTATTATATTTTGCCAGTAACGAAGCTGAATTCAAAGATGACAAGTACAGATTATTAATAGAAAGTAGCCAATTCGCTGATAAACATGGCTTTAGCGCAGTTTGGATACCCGAACGCCATTTTCATGCTTTTGGTGGACTTTACCCCAATCCTGCGGTTTTGGGTTCTGCTCTGGCAATGGTAACAGATCGCATTCGTATTCGTGCGGGTAGCGTGGTTTTACCCCTACATAACCCTATCCGAGTGGCTGAAGAGTGGGCGGTGGTGGATAACCTTTCCCAAGGGCGTGTAGATGTTGCTTTTGCTCGGGGTTGGAACCCAAATGATTTTGTTTTAGCGCCTAATCAATTTGCTAATAGTGCAGAAGTGATGTTTTCCGGGATTAAAACTGTGCAGAAGTTGTGGCAAGGTGAATCAATTTTGTTACAAAATGGTATAGGTAAAGAAACTGAAACCCGGATTTATCCCCTACCTAAACAACAGGAAATAGCGATTTGGATTACTTGTACTGGGGGAAAAGAAAGATTTGTTGAAGCGGGTGCGATGGGGGCTAATGTTTTAACTGCACTTCTGTTCCAACCCATTGAAGAATTAGCCGAAAAAATTGCTTGTTATCGAGAGTCATTGGCAAAAAATGGCTATGATGCAGAGGCGGGACAAGTGACTTTGATGCTGCATACTTTCATTGGCGAAGATATGAATTTAGTGCGCCATAAAGTTAGGAAGCCATTTACTGCTTATTTAGAAAGTTCTGTGAATCTGTGGAGACATGGAATTACGAATCTGGAGGGTTTGGAGTCCAAAGAAAGAGTACATTTATTGGCTTATGCTTTTGAGCGTTATTTTCAAACTAGCGCTTTAATTGGTACGCCCGAAAGTTGTGGGTTAATGGTGCAACAATTACAAGCTATTGGAGTTGATGAAATTGCTTGTTTAATTGACTTTGGAATTGATTCAGATTCTATTATGGCTTCTCTCTATTCCCTGAAAAAACTCAAGGAAAAATCTGAGTTAATGAGAGTATCATCTGATTGTCATCTTAATCAATCACTGACAGAAAAAGAGAAACCGTTAATTAATTTAGAACCGTCACAAACCTCACCCAAATGGATTATTGATCGTCAAGGAAAACCCAATGCTAAGTTGCGTCTTTTCGGTTTTCCTCATGGGGGAGGAGATATTTCTGTGTTTAAAAATTGGTCAAATCGTTTACCACCAGATGTTGAAGTTTATGCTATCGGACTTGCTCCTCAAACATATACTGGAAGTCAACCGACTTTTGAGTATCTGACTCCATTAGTGGCAGATTTGGCAGAATTTTTGTTACCTTATCTTGATCTGGAATTTGCTTTTTATGGTCATAGTTTAGGAGCATTAATTAATTTTGAACTGTGTCGTTATTTGCGTCGTCATCATCATAAGCAACCGATTCATTTCTTTGTCGGTGCTCAACACGCTCCCCAACTTCTTTATCCCTATCCTTCCTTAGAAAACCTGTCTCACTCCGATTTACTCAAGTTCGTGAAAGATTTAACGAATATAGAACTATCTAATTCAGTTGGAGAAGATGATCCATTTTTACAAGTGTTGCTAAATTCCTTGAAAGTAGCATCTGTGCTCCAAAAAGATCACTATTCTTACACAGAAGAAAAACCGCTAGATTGTCCTATTACTAGCTTTGTGGGTTGTGGGGATAAATTTTTGAATCAAGACCATCTTTCCGCTTGGCGCGTTCATACTAACAAGTCATTTAAGCTACATCAGGTTGATGGTAAACATCTGTTTTTGGATAGTCATCAAGAGCAGATTTTGCAATTGATATCCCAAGAGCTATTAGCCTATCAACCTTTCCCCAATTCCTGA
- a CDS encoding RNA-guided endonuclease InsQ/TnpB family protein: MFQGYKFRIYPTIEHQIVLAKSFGCCRWYWNYALNLCQETYKQTGKGLSRKAIQGLLPQLKKEYPWLKDAYSQCLQVVALNLSTAYKNFFEKRARLPQFKSKHGRQSISYPQNVTFEGDYLKLPGKIGLIYCRRHREFEGTIKTVTISKNRDGKYYASILVDDGKEIPNSSTNGKAIGIDLGLTHFAITSDGDKYSNLKHFAKHQHNLKRKQQKLSRKQKGSNSRQKARLKVAKLHAKIARCREDFLHKLSRKIVNENVETCHGTSVLAVEDLAVKNLVRNPKLAKAISDCGWGMFCTMLKYKAEKEGKTYIEIDRFFPSSKTCNVCLNQVGSLPLDIRSWTCENCQTLHDRDINASINIKNEALRILSLGTSDTANLRGCKSSGKTFVLSDAIPVEVGSPYRRAMARLYS, translated from the coding sequence ATGTTTCAAGGGTATAAGTTCCGAATCTATCCAACGATTGAACATCAGATTGTCTTAGCCAAAAGCTTTGGCTGTTGTCGTTGGTATTGGAATTATGCCCTGAATTTGTGTCAAGAAACTTATAAACAAACAGGAAAAGGGTTATCAAGAAAAGCGATTCAAGGATTATTACCTCAACTGAAGAAGGAATATCCTTGGTTAAAAGATGCCTATTCTCAATGTTTACAAGTTGTCGCTCTTAATTTATCTACCGCTTACAAAAACTTCTTTGAAAAACGGGCTAGATTACCTCAATTCAAATCCAAACACGGTAGACAATCAATCAGTTATCCTCAAAATGTTACCTTTGAAGGGGATTATCTGAAATTACCCGGCAAGATTGGGTTGATTTATTGTCGTCGCCACCGAGAATTTGAGGGGACAATTAAAACCGTTACTATCTCAAAGAATCGTGACGGGAAATACTACGCATCCATCTTGGTTGATGATGGCAAGGAAATACCTAATTCATCAACTAATGGAAAAGCGATTGGGATTGATTTAGGATTAACCCATTTTGCAATTACCAGTGATGGTGATAAATATAGTAACCTCAAACACTTTGCCAAACATCAACACAACTTAAAACGAAAACAACAAAAATTATCTCGTAAACAAAAAGGGAGTAATAGTAGACAAAAGGCCCGATTAAAAGTTGCTAAACTCCACGCTAAAATCGCTCGTTGCCGAGAAGATTTTCTGCACAAGCTATCCCGCAAGATAGTTAACGAAAACGTAGAGACGTGCCATGGCACGTCTGTACTTGCTGTAGAAGATCTGGCAGTTAAGAATCTGGTCAGAAACCCTAAATTAGCTAAGGCAATTAGTGATTGTGGTTGGGGAATGTTCTGTACAATGTTGAAGTACAAAGCCGAAAAAGAAGGGAAAACCTATATCGAAATTGATCGGTTTTTCCCTTCTTCTAAAACTTGTAATGTCTGCCTTAATCAAGTGGGTAGTTTACCCCTTGATATTAGAAGTTGGACTTGTGAAAATTGCCAAACTCTCCATGATCGAGATATAAATGCTTCAATTAATATCAAAAATGAAGCCTTGCGGATTCTGTCGTTAGGAACTAGCGACACTGCCAATCTGAGGGGATGTAAGTCATCTGGTAAAACTTTTGTTCTATCAGATGCTATCCCCGTCGAAGTTGGAAGCCCGTACAGACGTGCCATGGCACGTCTCTACTCGTAG
- a CDS encoding DMT family transporter has protein sequence MTITVNVPEVQTETKPTLNTLLLIPLAVFMLSLAPIFIRVSEQEISPNATVFNRFLISTVILGVWEIITIISSKVSQKPPKPQESWTLQDIGLFVLAAGFGAANLTAWAWSLTQTNIANSNLLHNFTPFFATLGGWLFLKHRFDSKFIMGLILASVGALTIGFEDFNLTSTHFRGDAIALLSSVFYAGNALCAEKLRAKFSATTIILWSCLFRTLWLLPITLIFDDQIFPISVNGWLAVISLALFCQVLATVIMFHNLKKFSSGFVSLFLLLDPIITAILAWVIFSEKLTILNWVAFFAVLAGIYLAKSAQGSQKAAIQEITVDSD, from the coding sequence ATGACTATCACAGTCAATGTTCCAGAAGTACAAACTGAAACAAAACCAACTCTGAACACTTTACTGTTAATTCCCCTAGCAGTATTTATGTTGTCTCTAGCACCAATATTTATCAGAGTCAGCGAACAAGAAATTAGTCCTAATGCTACAGTCTTTAATCGGTTTTTGATTTCTACTGTCATCCTTGGGGTTTGGGAGATCATCACAATTATCAGTAGTAAAGTATCCCAGAAACCCCCTAAACCCCAGGAGTCTTGGACTCTTCAGGATATAGGATTATTTGTACTAGCTGCGGGTTTTGGTGCGGCTAATTTAACGGCTTGGGCTTGGTCTTTAACTCAAACCAATATCGCTAATTCCAATTTATTGCATAATTTCACCCCATTCTTTGCCACTTTAGGCGGTTGGCTATTTTTAAAACACAGGTTTGACAGCAAATTTATTATGGGTTTGATTTTAGCTTCAGTCGGTGCGTTAACTATTGGTTTTGAAGATTTTAACTTAACGAGCACTCATTTTAGAGGAGATGCGATCGCTTTACTTTCATCTGTATTTTATGCGGGCAATGCTCTCTGTGCAGAAAAACTACGAGCTAAGTTTTCGGCAACAACTATCATATTATGGAGTTGTTTGTTCAGAACTCTTTGGCTGTTACCCATAACTTTGATTTTTGATGATCAAATTTTTCCCATTTCCGTGAATGGATGGTTAGCCGTAATTTCCCTCGCACTTTTCTGTCAAGTTCTAGCGACGGTGATTATGTTCCATAACCTGAAAAAGTTTTCATCAGGTTTTGTATCTTTGTTTCTGTTGCTTGATCCAATTATTACTGCCATATTAGCCTGGGTAATATTTTCCGAAAAACTCACTATCCTCAACTGGGTAGCGTTTTTTGCCGTGTTGGCTGGGATATATTTAGCTAAATCTGCTCAAGGTTCTCAGAAAGCAGCCATTCAAGAAATTACTGTTGACTCAGACTAA
- a CDS encoding sterol desaturase family protein: MTPELTTWVADLERLLGQILEYFRSQIFHHLNGSRRLYWLYLLTSLLLAGLVYWRSQPKSDLNFKGFLSFCFPKEIYFHPSALLDYQIFIINNILAPGNLRLAWFETSLVASLVNNWLQATFGYFGGFTTENLGSLVIFTLLFVAVFDFASYLNHAWHHQNPILWQFHSLHHSSEVLTPISLYRSHPLYELNKKLITTAISAPLQGILIYLFFGKIHVITLFGLNFLVALYYMAGGNLAHSHIWLDYGKIGNHIFISPVLHQIHHSIAPQHINKNYGEFLGIWDWMFGTLYLPEKEEKLEFGIGKNQPQPYPTLTQAYLDPVVNAINLLIAKIPGKSGIKTINLD, translated from the coding sequence ATGACACCAGAATTAACAACTTGGGTAGCAGACCTAGAAAGATTACTAGGTCAAATTCTTGAATATTTTCGCAGTCAAATCTTCCATCACCTTAATGGTAGCCGTCGCCTTTATTGGCTATATTTATTAACTTCTCTGTTATTGGCTGGACTGGTTTATTGGCGATCGCAACCTAAGTCTGATCTTAACTTTAAAGGATTTCTTAGTTTTTGCTTCCCCAAAGAAATCTACTTTCATCCTTCAGCCCTGCTAGATTATCAAATCTTTATCATCAATAATATTCTCGCTCCTGGTAATTTGCGTTTAGCGTGGTTTGAAACATCATTAGTAGCATCTCTAGTCAATAATTGGCTGCAAGCAACCTTTGGTTATTTTGGCGGATTCACAACCGAAAACTTGGGATCGCTCGTGATTTTTACCCTCTTATTTGTTGCAGTTTTTGACTTTGCATCTTACCTTAACCATGCTTGGCATCACCAAAATCCTATCCTGTGGCAATTTCACAGTCTACATCATTCCAGTGAAGTCTTGACCCCCATTAGTTTATATCGTTCTCACCCCTTATATGAACTTAATAAAAAGCTGATTACTACAGCCATCAGCGCTCCTTTACAAGGGATACTAATTTATCTATTTTTTGGTAAAATCCATGTTATAACTCTATTTGGTCTGAATTTTTTGGTCGCTCTATATTATATGGCAGGTGGTAATCTTGCCCATTCTCACATCTGGCTTGATTATGGAAAGATAGGGAACCATATTTTTATAAGTCCAGTTCTACACCAAATTCATCACAGCATAGCACCCCAACACATTAACAAGAACTACGGGGAGTTTTTGGGAATTTGGGACTGGATGTTTGGGACTTTATATCTACCCGAAAAAGAGGAAAAATTAGAATTTGGTATTGGCAAAAACCAACCTCAGCCTTATCCGACTTTAACCCAGGCTTATTTAGATCCGGTAGTCAATGCCATTAATTTACTAATTGCCAAAATTCCTGGAAAAAGTGGAATTAAAACCATTAACTTGGATTAA
- the gshA gene encoding glutamate--cysteine ligase, with protein sequence MLLTKGFELEIFLGTPQGDPIPLAEKIIGKVDRFMQETDERHIEYTTEPLASYNQLLSQLILPRIQLRKYLQTLGEYTLIPGSTLSLGGSDRFYRSGDTNPYLEYIERNHGTNVVTASVHINIGFSDPELLIRACRLIKMEAPLYLALSASSPFLDNQITGYHSTRWHILPHSQYHIPLFENQAEYIEWVEGHLATGTMFNVRHHWDNVRPNGDRRPYDLNRLELRICDLVTDPHSLLAITALLEARLLQLINDPRIDPLEMSQLPATTRKQDLIDLTKANEAAVKVSSLEAELRHWQDGRKILARHWINEIYNDVLPFVKQQGFEHFLLPIQTILQEGNTAQKWLKMYDQGTDIRSIITQDIQELVKQELDH encoded by the coding sequence ATGCTATTAACGAAAGGCTTTGAATTAGAAATATTTCTGGGTACTCCCCAAGGTGATCCGATTCCTTTGGCTGAAAAAATTATCGGCAAAGTGGATAGGTTTATGCAAGAAACAGACGAGCGCCATATAGAATATACAACTGAACCTCTTGCCAGCTATAACCAGCTTTTAAGTCAATTAATATTACCGCGAATTCAACTCAGAAAATATCTCCAAACCTTGGGAGAATATACCCTAATTCCTGGAAGTACATTATCATTAGGAGGAAGCGATCGCTTTTATCGTTCAGGAGATACAAATCCTTATTTAGAATATATTGAGCGCAACCACGGAACTAATGTGGTTACTGCTAGTGTTCATATCAACATTGGTTTTAGTGATCCAGAACTGCTGATCCGAGCTTGTCGGCTGATTAAAATGGAAGCACCCTTATATTTAGCCTTAAGTGCTTCCTCTCCATTTCTGGATAATCAAATTACGGGTTATCACTCTACACGCTGGCACATTTTACCCCATTCTCAATATCATATTCCCCTATTTGAAAATCAGGCCGAATATATTGAATGGGTAGAAGGACATTTAGCCACAGGAACAATGTTTAATGTTCGTCATCATTGGGATAATGTTCGACCCAATGGCGATCGCCGACCTTATGATCTTAATCGGCTAGAACTCAGAATTTGTGATTTAGTGACAGATCCTCATTCTCTTCTGGCTATTACCGCTTTGTTAGAAGCGCGGCTTTTGCAATTGATTAATGATCCGAGAATTGACCCTTTAGAAATGAGTCAATTACCAGCAACAACCCGGAAACAAGACTTAATTGATTTAACAAAAGCGAATGAAGCCGCCGTCAAAGTATCTAGTTTAGAAGCTGAGTTAAGACATTGGCAAGACGGTAGAAAAATTCTAGCTCGACATTGGATTAATGAAATTTATAATGATGTTTTGCCCTTCGTAAAACAGCAAGGCTTTGAGCATTTTCTCTTACCTATACAAACAATTTTACAGGAAGGAAATACTGCACAAAAGTGGTTAAAAATGTATGATCAAGGTACTGATATTCGCTCAATTATTACCCAAGATATTCAAGAACTGGTCAAGCAAGAACTTGACCATTAA
- the grxC gene encoding glutaredoxin 3, translating into MTAKVEIYTWTYCPFCPRAKALLKKKGVEFTEYSIDGDEDARAKMAERANGRRSVPQIFINDQHIGGFDDISALDKQGKLDELLQ; encoded by the coding sequence ATGACGGCTAAAGTAGAAATTTACACTTGGACTTATTGCCCTTTTTGCCCTAGAGCCAAAGCCTTACTTAAGAAGAAAGGGGTTGAATTTACTGAATACTCTATTGATGGGGATGAAGACGCTAGAGCTAAGATGGCAGAACGAGCTAATGGCAGACGGAGTGTTCCTCAAATTTTCATCAATGATCAACATATTGGTGGTTTTGACGATATTTCCGCATTAGATAAGCAGGGAAAACTGGACGAACTTTTACAATAA